In Thermotomaculum hydrothermale, a single genomic region encodes these proteins:
- a CDS encoding LolA family protein yields the protein MTKAFFLVFLLLSQFPSSFLNLKSFKVDFVQKTQSPFFPEIEDKGFLVVDGCKFRFEYTTNDKRITVGDCKKIYQINKDDNSIIVLDYGKIKTNPFLSLLLDRSKLTQNFVIQKIEGEEHFYRLIPKTKTDDMPFTVLKVKLNNKEDKILMLEIIDETEQRTVYKFSNYIPGYKPDSSLFKVEAQK from the coding sequence ATGACAAAGGCTTTTTTCCTTGTATTTTTACTTCTTTCTCAATTCCCATCAAGTTTTTTAAATTTAAAATCCTTTAAAGTTGATTTTGTACAGAAAACTCAGAGCCCTTTTTTTCCTGAAATTGAGGATAAGGGGTTTCTTGTGGTTGACGGTTGTAAATTCAGGTTTGAATACACAACAAATGATAAGAGGATAACTGTTGGAGACTGCAAAAAGATCTACCAGATAAATAAGGATGATAATTCTATAATTGTTCTTGACTATGGAAAGATCAAGACAAATCCATTTCTGTCTCTTTTGCTGGATAGAAGTAAATTAACTCAAAACTTTGTTATTCAAAAGATTGAGGGGGAAGAGCACTTTTACAGGCTTATCCCAAAAACTAAAACAGATGATATGCCTTTTACCGTTTTAAAAGTTAAACTTAATAATAAAGAGGATAAAATTCTTATGCTTGAAATTATTGATGAAACAGAGCAAAGGACTGTGTATAAATTTTCAAATTATATACCCGGGTATAAACCTGATAGTTCCCTTTTTAAAGTGGAGGCTCAAAAATGA
- a CDS encoding DUF4097 family beta strand repeat-containing protein → MKKIFLTFLFLVGLSIHAEALQKDVNLKINDISSIRTVSFEFVNGKANIEGANIHSIEIKGTVKVKGKDQSVGEEILKKVNFKIKKHGDELEISLNYDELKKELSRGDGFLGLFCSWGRQPEISVNLDIKLPESLDVDFSGVNFDLEVLNVRNVEVENVNGDVKVENSRKVKCESVNGNVVFKNIEVKASCEVVNGNFSLDTKSSKISSISFESVNGNASIKLPLKTIGSISTESLTSKTTLILKGKKTVKKNLEWKGDGDCDIEVQTINGRITIEGF, encoded by the coding sequence ATGAAAAAAATATTTCTGACTTTTTTATTTTTAGTTGGTTTGTCGATTCATGCTGAAGCATTGCAAAAAGATGTAAATCTTAAAATTAATGACATATCCTCAATTAGAACAGTTTCATTTGAATTTGTGAATGGGAAAGCAAATATTGAGGGAGCCAATATACACTCAATTGAAATAAAGGGTACAGTGAAGGTAAAAGGTAAAGATCAATCGGTTGGCGAAGAAATATTAAAAAAGGTTAACTTTAAGATAAAAAAGCATGGAGATGAATTGGAAATTTCTTTAAATTATGATGAATTAAAAAAGGAATTAAGTAGAGGAGACGGTTTTTTGGGACTTTTCTGTTCATGGGGGAGACAGCCTGAAATAAGTGTAAATTTAGATATAAAACTTCCTGAAAGCCTTGATGTTGATTTTTCTGGAGTAAATTTTGATTTAGAGGTATTGAATGTGAGAAATGTTGAGGTTGAGAATGTAAATGGGGATGTTAAGGTTGAAAATTCAAGAAAAGTCAAATGTGAAAGCGTAAACGGAAATGTTGTTTTTAAAAATATAGAGGTAAAGGCATCCTGTGAAGTTGTAAACGGAAATTTTTCGCTTGATACAAAATCGTCAAAAATTTCCTCAATTTCTTTTGAGTCAGTAAACGGTAACGCTTCTATTAAGTTGCCCCTTAAAACAATAGGGAGCATCAGTACTGAATCTTTGACTTCAAAAACAACTCTTATTTTAAAGGGAAAGAAAACGGTTAAGAAAAATCTTGAATGGAAAGGCGACGGAGATTGCGATATTGAAGTTCAGACAATAAATGGAAGAATAACAATTGAAGGATTCTAA
- a CDS encoding RNA polymerase sigma factor — MEYDFDEIVKQYSGILYNHIRKMIGNDEDSKDILQEVFINVYRKIDGFREESSLKTWLFRIASNKTIDFLRREKRFKADELPENLKESSNPLKHTEKSLKKELINRALLKLKEEEREIVIMKELDGFTFREIAEIKGIPENTVKTKLYSSLKKLRKIILEIQGG; from the coding sequence ATGGAATATGATTTTGATGAAATAGTAAAACAATACAGTGGAATTTTATACAACCACATTAGAAAGATGATAGGCAACGATGAAGATTCAAAAGATATTCTTCAGGAAGTTTTTATAAATGTTTACAGGAAAATAGATGGATTCAGAGAAGAAAGTTCTTTAAAAACATGGCTTTTCAGAATTGCGTCAAATAAAACTATTGATTTTTTGAGGCGTGAAAAGAGGTTTAAAGCAGATGAACTACCAGAAAACCTTAAAGAAAGCTCGAACCCTCTTAAACATACAGAAAAGAGCTTAAAAAAAGAACTTATAAACAGGGCACTTTTAAAATTAAAAGAAGAAGAGAGGGAAATAGTGATAATGAAAGAATTAGATGGATTTACATTTAGAGAAATAGCAGAGATTAAGGGAATACCTGAAAACACAGTTAAAACAAAACTCTACTCTTCTTTAAAAAAACTAAGAAAAATTATTTTAGAAATACAGGGAGGTTAA
- a CDS encoding type II secretion system F family protein, which translates to MRKSLIYQSLSNGFSSGSSVVDLFLPLGGRFKKVVKYLEEGLSLEESVKKAKFPIIECVFLTIGEQTGNLEGVCSSLSRYYAIKENFFSKIISLFLKTFFILFLGIVLSFILFKSTGSEVPHSLFVFDAFLIIVWFLILFLFIFINPGFSKYLSVFLVRNAYQAGLSFLDIKKLLSDLGFFYNKKAEYFADLISLKKEYRIFIQGAEKSGTLDSAFNKLVGILEEDYINKLNSFEKIFFYLSVISAAIVVFYSIYLFAVTSFSKVFDGLF; encoded by the coding sequence ATGAGAAAATCGCTTATTTATCAAAGCCTTTCAAATGGATTCTCATCAGGTTCAAGTGTTGTAGACCTTTTTCTTCCCCTGGGGGGGAGGTTCAAAAAGGTTGTTAAATATCTTGAAGAGGGCTTGTCTTTAGAGGAATCAGTAAAAAAGGCAAAGTTCCCTATTATTGAGTGTGTTTTTTTAACCATCGGGGAGCAAACAGGCAACCTTGAAGGTGTATGTTCAAGCCTGTCCCGTTACTATGCGATAAAAGAAAACTTTTTTTCAAAAATAATTTCCTTGTTTTTGAAGACTTTTTTTATACTTTTTTTAGGTATTGTCCTTTCTTTTATCCTTTTTAAATCAACAGGTTCAGAAGTCCCTCATTCACTCTTTGTGTTTGATGCATTTTTAATAATTGTCTGGTTTTTAATCCTTTTTCTGTTTATTTTTATCAACCCGGGCTTTTCAAAATACCTATCTGTTTTTCTTGTAAGAAACGCTTACCAGGCCGGTCTTTCTTTTCTTGATATAAAGAAATTGCTTTCTGATTTAGGCTTTTTTTATAACAAAAAGGCTGAATATTTCGCTGATTTAATCTCTTTGAAAAAAGAGTACCGTATATTTATTCAGGGCGCAGAAAAATCAGGTACCCTTGATTCTGCATTTAATAAATTAGTTGGGATTTTAGAAGAAGACTATATAAATAAACTCAATAGTTTTGAAAAAATATTCTTTTATTTAAGTGTTATAAGTGCTGCAATTGTTGTTTTTTATTCAATTTACCTCTTTGCGGTCACTTCTTTTTCTAAAGTTTTTGACGGATTATTCTAA
- a CDS encoding TonB-dependent receptor, translating into MKKFLLVLTFILFAGFTFAGTTGSIVGKVTDATGAPLPGVTVVATSPSLQGQKTTTTNADGKYRLVLLPPGIYTLKYSLAGFQATVKKNVKVNLDVVTTVNAVLKEEGVSEQIEVVAEKPLIDVTTTTTGANYSTDYVEQMPTARNYLSVVQLTPGVTGSDISGGMIVNGASGTESNYIIDGLNTTDIENGTQGKGLNFDFVEEVQVKTGGFEPEFGRSTGAVVNVITKSGGNEFHGSVFYYWRNPSYSAAQPEPWYGSSYIGTKEYDYGFSLGGYIIKDKLWFFLAYNPSVNEYYYKVNNDKDLDGDGVDDIGTSVQRLRGESTVYDKNDRDYWALKLTYNINENHTVVASLFGDPRDYYNRYGTAPKSRDRKTSLGGTDWTVKYDGILSENFVLSAQIGYHYQERKDKPLNEEGYNPETYWYGMTVSNGGLGYMEDTEMDRYQYKLSLEWFLNNHDIKFGYEYEDNEFDSGRMYSGGQVLRLYNYYDFDDDGTPDAVYMRRRMFAKNDPNGELTDAYGDHYTQLFDFLRTKTKTEYTAVYVQDKWQVTDNFMLSYGLRWEEQKIKGNHPYYGGEFTALDIDDAYAPRVGFTWDIFGDGTSKLYAHYGRFYEYIPMDINNRSFAEEVLYFDWWFLPANDADTNGDGQIDFWDFNPANYNFDYNVNQPLFALGFGAIPSPVSKNINGQSTDEFIIGYDYLINDLWSVGIKFTWRELNDVIEDVSFDGGNTYIIANPGRDIIYDDENGNEVYIPADQTGFKKPKRDYRAYELKLKRKFADGWTVDASIIRSDLWGDYIGGVLPFYGQVDPNLTAQYDLPSTLVNTNGPLPYDRPWQVKINGLYQYDWGLNVGFTYTYYSGTPIAAYGDPASDYTGYYGEFRLIRNGAPGLGRTDAVQSLDLNLSYTYDLGKYGSVTGYFYIYNVFNWKAVTAVNQRITYDVPSEDYINANFGGDWDAWIKWIDGRFNSLDELEAYMDSVGMSVYSHFMQPEAFQTPRYIRFGLKYKF; encoded by the coding sequence ATGAAAAAGTTTTTATTGGTATTAACTTTTATCCTGTTTGCTGGTTTTACCTTTGCAGGTACAACCGGTTCTATTGTCGGTAAGGTTACCGACGCTACAGGTGCTCCATTACCTGGGGTTACAGTTGTTGCTACTTCACCCTCATTGCAGGGTCAGAAGACAACAACTACAAACGCAGATGGTAAATACAGGTTGGTTCTTTTACCTCCTGGTATTTACACATTAAAATATTCTCTTGCTGGTTTCCAGGCAACCGTTAAAAAGAATGTTAAGGTTAACCTGGATGTTGTAACAACAGTAAACGCTGTATTGAAAGAAGAAGGCGTTTCTGAACAGATTGAAGTTGTTGCTGAAAAGCCTTTGATCGATGTTACAACAACAACCACAGGCGCTAACTACTCAACTGACTATGTTGAGCAGATGCCTACTGCAAGAAACTATCTCTCAGTTGTTCAGTTAACTCCTGGTGTTACCGGTTCAGATATCTCCGGTGGTATGATTGTTAACGGTGCTTCCGGTACCGAATCAAACTACATTATTGATGGTTTGAATACCACCGATATTGAAAACGGTACTCAGGGTAAAGGTCTTAACTTTGACTTCGTTGAAGAAGTTCAGGTTAAAACTGGTGGTTTTGAACCTGAATTCGGTAGATCAACCGGTGCTGTTGTAAATGTTATTACAAAGTCCGGTGGTAACGAATTCCACGGGTCAGTATTCTACTACTGGAGAAACCCATCATACTCAGCTGCTCAGCCTGAGCCATGGTACGGTTCTTCCTATATTGGAACAAAAGAATACGACTATGGTTTCTCATTAGGTGGTTACATTATCAAGGATAAACTGTGGTTCTTCCTTGCTTACAACCCATCAGTAAATGAATATTACTACAAGGTAAACAATGACAAAGACCTTGATGGTGATGGAGTTGACGATATCGGTACTTCAGTACAGAGGTTGAGAGGCGAATCTACTGTTTATGATAAGAATGACAGAGACTACTGGGCATTGAAACTTACATACAACATCAACGAAAACCACACAGTTGTTGCTTCTCTCTTTGGTGACCCAAGAGATTACTACAACAGATACGGAACAGCTCCTAAGTCAAGGGATAGAAAAACTTCATTAGGTGGTACTGACTGGACAGTTAAATACGATGGTATTTTAAGCGAAAACTTCGTACTTTCAGCTCAGATTGGTTACCACTATCAGGAAAGAAAAGATAAGCCTCTTAATGAAGAAGGCTACAACCCTGAAACATACTGGTATGGAATGACTGTATCCAACGGTGGTCTCGGTTATATGGAAGATACCGAGATGGATAGGTACCAGTACAAATTATCTCTTGAATGGTTCTTAAATAACCACGATATTAAATTCGGTTACGAATACGAAGACAATGAATTTGATTCAGGCAGAATGTACTCTGGTGGACAGGTTCTCAGACTGTACAATTACTATGATTTTGACGACGATGGAACACCTGATGCTGTTTACATGAGAAGAAGAATGTTCGCTAAAAATGACCCGAACGGTGAATTAACCGATGCTTACGGTGATCACTACACCCAGCTTTTTGATTTCTTAAGAACAAAGACAAAAACTGAATATACCGCAGTTTATGTCCAGGATAAATGGCAGGTAACAGACAACTTTATGCTCTCCTATGGTTTAAGATGGGAAGAGCAGAAGATTAAGGGTAACCACCCATACTATGGCGGTGAATTTACTGCTCTTGATATTGATGATGCTTATGCACCAAGGGTTGGTTTTACCTGGGATATCTTCGGAGATGGAACTTCCAAGCTCTATGCTCACTATGGAAGATTCTATGAATATATACCAATGGATATTAACAACAGGTCATTTGCTGAAGAAGTTCTCTACTTTGACTGGTGGTTCTTACCTGCTAACGACGCTGATACAAACGGCGACGGCCAGATTGATTTCTGGGATTTCAACCCTGCTAACTACAACTTTGATTACAATGTAAATCAGCCACTCTTTGCTCTTGGTTTTGGTGCTATTCCTTCACCAGTTTCCAAGAACATCAACGGTCAGTCAACTGATGAATTTATTATTGGTTACGACTACCTTATCAACGACCTCTGGTCTGTCGGAATCAAATTCACCTGGAGAGAGCTCAACGATGTAATTGAAGACGTTTCTTTTGACGGCGGAAATACTTACATAATCGCTAACCCGGGTAGAGACATTATCTATGATGATGAAAACGGTAACGAAGTTTACATCCCTGCTGATCAGACTGGATTCAAAAAACCAAAGAGAGATTACAGAGCATACGAGTTGAAGTTAAAGAGAAAGTTTGCTGACGGCTGGACAGTTGATGCTTCTATTATCAGATCAGACCTCTGGGGTGACTACATTGGTGGTGTTCTTCCTTTCTATGGACAGGTTGACCCGAACTTAACAGCTCAGTATGATTTACCTTCAACATTGGTTAACACAAACGGACCATTGCCTTATGATAGGCCATGGCAGGTTAAGATTAACGGATTGTACCAGTATGACTGGGGTCTCAATGTTGGTTTCACCTACACATACTACAGCGGTACTCCAATCGCTGCTTACGGTGACCCAGCATCTGATTACACAGGTTACTATGGTGAGTTCAGGCTTATCAGGAACGGTGCTCCTGGCTTAGGCAGGACAGACGCTGTTCAGTCTCTTGACCTGAACCTCTCATATACCTATGACCTTGGTAAATATGGTTCAGTAACCGGTTACTTCTATATCTACAATGTATTTAACTGGAAGGCAGTAACAGCTGTTAACCAGAGAATTACTTATGATGTACCGTCTGAAGATTATATCAATGCTAACTTTGGCGGCGACTGGGATGCATGGATCAAGTGGATTGATGGAAGATTCAATTCTCTTGATGAATTGGAAGCTTACATGGATTCAGTTGGTATGAGTGTTTACTCACACTTCATGCAGCCTGAAGCATTCCAGACACCAAGGTACATCAGATTTGGTCTCAAATATAAGTTCTAA
- a CDS encoding tetratricopeptide repeat protein: MRRLFLFLGILMLSVSVSFAGTSVKKAQKYYDKAVEYFQAGKFAKAESKLLKAIDKDPNFSEAYLLLAKTYAKTGQIDKCQQYASKAYDLSGGKNAEAIELMYELAAYNKDKKGMEKYGLELLKLKGQNASRAEIGRMEQLAIQYFQTGNMKKAEEIYEEIMKAKPDYTYAYLNLGKIYIAMKDYNKARSILERGIAAGVDNEEIDFILASMYCNEFKEYKKAIPLLEKLIKNNSKFKKDAYSYLINACKETESIDKGIDVCENFIKEYPEDKLTPEVKKRLEQFKKVKESQKTKK, from the coding sequence ATGAGAAGGTTATTCCTTTTTTTAGGTATTTTAATGTTAAGCGTAAGTGTTTCATTTGCAGGAACAAGCGTAAAAAAGGCTCAAAAGTATTACGATAAAGCAGTGGAATACTTTCAGGCCGGGAAATTTGCGAAAGCAGAGTCAAAGCTATTAAAGGCAATTGACAAAGATCCTAATTTTTCAGAAGCTTACCTTTTACTTGCGAAAACATATGCGAAAACAGGTCAGATTGACAAATGCCAGCAGTATGCATCAAAGGCATATGACCTTTCAGGTGGGAAAAACGCTGAAGCTATTGAACTAATGTATGAACTTGCAGCTTATAACAAAGACAAAAAAGGTATGGAAAAGTACGGCCTTGAACTTTTAAAGTTAAAAGGCCAAAATGCGTCACGAGCTGAAATTGGTAGAATGGAGCAATTAGCCATTCAGTACTTTCAGACAGGAAATATGAAAAAGGCTGAAGAGATTTATGAAGAAATAATGAAAGCAAAGCCAGATTATACCTATGCTTATCTGAATTTGGGTAAAATTTATATAGCAATGAAAGATTACAACAAGGCCAGAAGCATTCTTGAAAGAGGTATTGCAGCAGGTGTTGACAATGAAGAAATTGATTTTATCCTTGCTTCAATGTACTGCAATGAATTTAAAGAATACAAAAAAGCTATTCCTCTTCTTGAAAAGCTGATAAAAAACAATTCAAAATTTAAAAAGGACGCTTACTCTTATTTAATTAATGCCTGCAAAGAGACAGAAAGTATTGATAAAGGGATAGATGTTTGCGAAAACTTTATTAAAGAATATCCCGAAGATAAATTAACTCCTGAGGTTAAAAAAAGACTTGAACAATTTAAAAAGGTAAAAGAGTCACAAAAAACAAAAAAATAA
- a CDS encoding acetyl-CoA carboxylase biotin carboxyl carrier protein subunit: MAIYVIDGKEYNVEQKKFLGDKVSALVNGKEVSLNIFKDRDKFFLIKEGILIPVFFAKDESHNLYLHVAGESFKIHQKTVEEQAGSHMGGESSGEIEPPMPGKVLKVMVKEGDIVDENQVLVLMESMKLQVEVKAPFSGKVAQLNVKEGQTINAGEIIVKIEKSG, encoded by the coding sequence ATGGCAATTTATGTTATTGATGGGAAAGAGTACAATGTTGAGCAAAAAAAGTTTTTAGGGGATAAAGTTTCTGCATTGGTAAATGGTAAAGAAGTTTCATTAAATATATTCAAAGACAGAGATAAATTTTTTCTAATTAAGGAAGGCATTTTAATCCCTGTATTTTTCGCAAAAGACGAATCTCATAACCTGTACCTTCATGTTGCGGGGGAAAGCTTTAAAATTCACCAGAAGACTGTTGAAGAGCAGGCTGGTAGCCACATGGGAGGAGAATCAAGTGGGGAAATTGAGCCACCAATGCCTGGCAAAGTGTTAAAGGTTATGGTGAAAGAGGGTGATATTGTTGATGAAAATCAGGTTTTAGTGCTGATGGAGTCAATGAAATTACAGGTTGAGGTAAAAGCTCCGTTTAGCGGGAAAGTGGCTCAATTAAATGTCAAAGAAGGACAAACGATTAATGCTGGAGAGATTATAGTAAAAATTGAAAAAAGTGGTTGA
- a CDS encoding ATP-binding protein has protein sequence MVDKDKNFYFLEMNTRIQVEHPVTEMVYGVDLVKWQIQEAMGLVVNVPQDKIKPNGHAIEFRVYAEDPENNFMPSPGKILKYIEPKIPGVRIESSVRDGYEIFPDFDPMIAKVIVFDSNREDCIEKSKRVLNEFVVLGVKTNLNFLKSVLEHPAFLKGDIDTGFVSKYRDFLFEKAKPHSLKEEEITLLASIVSGKKSKEKGEDCNDKNYLPEISGWLP, from the coding sequence ATAGTTGACAAAGATAAAAATTTCTACTTTTTAGAGATGAATACAAGGATACAGGTTGAGCACCCAGTTACAGAAATGGTTTACGGTGTTGATTTAGTCAAGTGGCAGATTCAGGAGGCTATGGGATTGGTTGTAAATGTACCTCAGGATAAGATAAAACCTAATGGCCATGCTATTGAATTCAGGGTGTATGCAGAAGACCCGGAGAACAACTTTATGCCATCCCCTGGCAAGATATTAAAATACATAGAACCAAAAATCCCCGGTGTTAGAATTGAAAGCTCAGTAAGGGATGGATATGAAATATTCCCTGATTTTGACCCTATGATTGCCAAAGTTATTGTTTTTGATTCAAACAGAGAGGATTGTATAGAGAAGTCAAAAAGGGTTTTAAACGAGTTTGTTGTTTTAGGGGTTAAAACAAATTTGAATTTTTTAAAATCTGTTTTGGAACACCCTGCTTTTTTAAAGGGAGACATAGACACTGGCTTTGTTAGTAAATATAGGGATTTTCTATTTGAGAAGGCGAAGCCTCATTCACTAAAAGAAGAAGAGATTACCCTTCTTGCGTCAATTGTTTCAGGAAAAAAGAGTAAAGAGAAGGGCGAAGATTGTAATGATAAAAATTATTTACCGGAAATTTCAGGCTGGTTGCCTTAG
- a CDS encoding ATP-binding protein yields MSKFKRVLIANRGEIAKRIYNALRDLDITPVIPVVEKEYNQCYTCYPYALLIKTEDGVFLDKERLIEIAKKYNCQAIHPGYGFLAENADFARLCEENGIIFIGPPANSIELMGHKETARVIAEKSGVSPVPGFSLKGLSEEEILNKARGIGFPVLIKASLGGGGKGMRRVDKEKELFENIRIAKSESKEYFASDEIFVEKYIVNPRHIEIQIFSFPGGRTVYLGERECTIQRRHQKIIEESPSPIVDDKLRKEMGGSGCCTCRYCFLCWCWYC; encoded by the coding sequence TTGAGTAAATTTAAGAGGGTTTTAATAGCAAACAGGGGAGAGATTGCAAAAAGAATATACAACGCATTGAGGGATTTAGATATAACCCCTGTAATCCCTGTTGTTGAGAAGGAGTATAATCAGTGCTACACCTGTTATCCCTATGCTTTATTGATTAAAACAGAAGATGGGGTATTCCTGGATAAAGAAAGATTGATTGAGATTGCAAAAAAATATAATTGCCAGGCAATTCACCCTGGTTACGGATTTCTTGCTGAAAACGCTGATTTTGCAAGGCTTTGTGAGGAGAATGGAATAATCTTTATAGGCCCTCCTGCTAACTCTATAGAGTTGATGGGGCACAAAGAGACTGCAAGGGTGATAGCCGAAAAAAGCGGGGTATCCCCTGTGCCTGGATTTTCTTTGAAGGGGTTAAGTGAAGAGGAAATTTTAAATAAGGCAAGGGGAATAGGCTTCCCTGTTTTGATTAAGGCCTCTTTAGGAGGCGGTGGCAAAGGGATGAGAAGGGTTGATAAAGAAAAAGAGTTGTTTGAGAACATCAGGATTGCTAAATCTGAAAGTAAGGAATACTTTGCCTCAGATGAAATCTTTGTTGAAAAGTACATCGTAAATCCAAGGCATATAGAGATTCAGATTTTTTCTTTTCCCGGAGGAAGGACTGTTTATTTAGGAGAGAGGGAGTGCACAATCCAGAGAAGGCATCAAAAGATTATTGAGGAAAGCCCTTCTCCTATTGTTGACGACAAGTTGAGAAAGGAGATGGGGGGAAGCGGCTGTTGCACTTGCCGATACTGTTTCCTATGTTGGTGCTGGTACTGTTGA
- a CDS encoding enoyl-CoA hydratase-related protein: MFETVKLEKRGSVHYLTLNRPEKRNAMNEVMQAEIIMALEEVESQNGRLCVITGAGNVFCAGADLNWMRKMKDFSFEENLKDSKKLALMFRKIREVPFVTVAAVNGHAIGGAVGIIAGCDIAVAKRGSLFSFGEVKLGIVPAVIGPYIVAKTNQSAARYYMLTGERFDADRAYQIGLVHKVYDENEFEEGLKKLLIQILTGGKNSQKTIKKLLDHISPVPSKEIEDYAVEVIARARISEEGQEGIAAFFEKRKPSWLEDKIE; this comes from the coding sequence ATGTTTGAAACAGTAAAACTTGAAAAGAGAGGTTCAGTTCATTATTTAACTTTAAACAGGCCTGAAAAGAGAAACGCAATGAATGAAGTAATGCAGGCTGAAATTATAATGGCACTTGAAGAGGTTGAATCCCAAAACGGAAGGCTTTGTGTTATTACAGGTGCTGGGAATGTTTTTTGTGCAGGGGCAGACTTAAACTGGATGAGAAAAATGAAAGATTTTTCTTTTGAGGAAAATCTAAAAGATTCAAAAAAGCTTGCCTTAATGTTTAGAAAAATAAGAGAAGTTCCTTTTGTTACTGTGGCTGCAGTAAATGGGCATGCGATAGGGGGAGCGGTTGGCATAATAGCAGGTTGTGATATAGCTGTTGCAAAGCGAGGCTCTCTCTTTTCATTTGGTGAGGTTAAGCTTGGAATTGTTCCAGCTGTAATAGGCCCATACATTGTTGCAAAGACAAATCAATCTGCTGCAAGGTATTATATGCTTACAGGTGAAAGGTTTGACGCTGATAGGGCATATCAAATAGGCCTTGTTCATAAAGTTTACGATGAAAATGAGTTTGAGGAAGGGCTAAAAAAACTATTGATTCAAATACTTACCGGTGGGAAAAATTCCCAGAAAACAATTAAAAAACTTCTTGATCATATCTCCCCTGTGCCATCAAAGGAGATTGAGGATTACGCTGTTGAGGTTATTGCCAGGGCAAGGATTTCTGAAGAGGGGCAGGAGGGGATAGCCGCATTTTTTGAAAAGAGAAAACCCTCATGGCTGGAGGATAAAATTGAGTAA